A section of the Centroberyx gerrardi isolate f3 unplaced genomic scaffold, fCenGer3.hap1.cur.20231027 Scaffold_165, whole genome shotgun sequence genome encodes:
- the LOC139923207 gene encoding trace amine-associated receptor 13c-like, producing the protein MMETLEGGELCFPQLLNTSCRKQMRPHSEAMLLYILLSSISLLTVALNLLVIISISHFRQLHTPTNLLLLSLAVSDFLTGLLMPVEILLVGSCWLLGDLMCALSFFAVFIIISASVGNMVLISVDRYVAICDPLCYPTKITQRRVKICVCLCWVCSFFYSSLIQKDFLGQPGGYNSCIGECVVVINYIAGAVELVFTFIVPITVIIVLYMRVFVVAVSQARAMRSHIVAVTLQRSVTVTAKKSERKAARTLGIVIAVFLMCFCPYYCVSLTAQDNMASASSEIFLVSLVYVNSCLNPVIYAFFYPWFRKSIKLIVTLQILQSDSCQANIL; encoded by the exons atgatggagaccctggaaggaggtgaactctgctttccacagctcctcaacacttcctgcaggaagcagatgcgtcctcactctgaggccatgctcctctacattctgctgtcctccatctctctgctcactgtggctctcaacctgctggtcatcatctccatctcccacttTAG gcagctccacacccccaccaacctcctcctcctctccctggctgtctcagaCTTCCTCACAGGCCTCCTGATGCCAGTTGAAATCCTCCTTGTGGGGTCCTGCTGGTTACTGGGTGACCTCATGTGTGCTTTGTCCTTCTTCGCTGTCTTTATTATCATCTCTGCCTCAGTAGGAAACATGGTGCTCATATCAGTCGACCGCTATGTGGCTATTTGTGACCCTCTGTGTTACCCCACCAAAATCACTCAGAGAAGAgttaaaatctgtgtttgtctgtgttgggtCTGTTCTTTTTTCTATAGCAGTCTGATTCAAAAGGATTTCCTGGGACAACCAGGCGGGTATAATTCCTGCAttggagagtgtgtggttgtCATTAACTACATTGCAGGAGCTGTTGAGCTTGTTTTCACCTTTATTGTTCCCATAACTGTCATCATAGTTCTGtatatgagagtatttgtggtggctgtgtctcaggctcgtgccatgcgatcccacattgtggctgtcacactccagcgttcagtgactgtaactgctaagaaatctgagaggaaagcagccaggactcttggtattgtcattgctgtgtttctaatgtgtttctgtccatattactgtgtctctctcacagcCCAGGACAACATGGCCAGTGCTTCTTCTGAGATCtttctggtctctctggtctaTGTTAACTCTTGTTTAAACCCTGTGATCTATGCCTTTTTCTACCCCTGGTTTAGAAAATCTATTAAACTCATTGTTACACTTCAGATACTGCAGTCTGACTCCTGTCaggccaacatactgtaa